The following are from one region of the Leptospira kirschneri serovar Cynopteri str. 3522 CT genome:
- a CDS encoding NADH-quinone oxidoreductase subunit D, with translation MMYEKTAEHFEQKYKNLPEGHLLVNLGPSHPATHGILQNVIQIDGERIVEAESVIGYVHRCFEKLGERYTYNQFLVCTDRMNYVSTPLNNIGWILAVEKMMQVEVPDRVTYVRMIISELSRIIDHIICTGILGVDLGAFSGMLHLFHHRENIYQIIEKLTGARLTTTFCRIGGLEKDIYPDFVKEVKLVCKGLKPAIEEFNNLLLKNKIFLGRTEGIGGISAENAIAYGYTGPNLRAAGVDWDVRKDEPYLFYDRVDFDVPIGEDGSVLHRSLVRMEEMRQSIRIIEQLVDGIPSGSWHADLPHAYLPEKNKVYNNMEELIYHFKIIMHGVKVPPGEYYMATEAANGELGFYIVSEGEKSPWRVHVRRPCFWYYQSFAELVRGGLLADSVATMSSLNVIAGELDC, from the coding sequence ATGATGTACGAAAAAACAGCAGAACACTTCGAACAAAAATATAAAAATCTTCCCGAAGGCCATCTACTCGTAAACTTGGGACCGTCTCATCCAGCCACACACGGAATTCTACAAAACGTGATCCAAATCGACGGAGAAAGAATCGTAGAAGCGGAATCCGTAATCGGATATGTACATCGTTGTTTTGAAAAATTAGGAGAACGTTATACTTACAATCAATTTTTAGTTTGTACCGACCGGATGAATTATGTTTCCACTCCACTCAATAACATAGGCTGGATTTTGGCCGTGGAAAAAATGATGCAGGTGGAAGTTCCGGATCGTGTAACGTATGTTAGAATGATCATCTCCGAACTTTCCAGGATCATAGATCATATCATCTGCACTGGAATTTTAGGTGTGGATTTAGGTGCATTTTCAGGGATGTTACATCTGTTTCATCATAGAGAAAACATCTATCAGATCATCGAAAAACTAACAGGCGCTAGACTCACCACTACGTTTTGTAGAATTGGAGGTCTTGAAAAAGATATTTATCCGGACTTTGTAAAAGAAGTCAAACTGGTCTGTAAAGGACTCAAACCGGCCATTGAAGAATTCAACAACCTTCTCTTAAAAAATAAAATTTTTCTAGGACGCACCGAAGGGATCGGTGGAATTTCCGCTGAAAACGCGATCGCTTATGGATACACTGGCCCCAATCTACGCGCTGCGGGAGTAGACTGGGACGTTCGTAAAGACGAACCTTATCTATTTTACGACAGAGTAGATTTTGACGTTCCGATCGGAGAAGACGGAAGCGTTCTACATAGAAGTTTAGTAAGAATGGAAGAAATGCGTCAATCAATCCGGATCATCGAACAGCTCGTAGACGGAATTCCGAGCGGATCTTGGCACGCGGATCTGCCTCACGCATATTTGCCCGAAAAGAATAAAGTTTATAACAACATGGAAGAATTGATCTATCATTTTAAGATCATCATGCACGGAGTTAAGGTTCCTCCGGGAGAATATTATATGGCCACAGAAGCCGCCAACGGAGAACTAGGATTTTACATCGTATCCGAAGGTGAAAAATCACCTTGGAGAGTACACGTTAGACGCCCTTGTTTTTGGTATTATCAATCCTTTGCAGAACTAGTGCGAGGCGGACTTCTTGCGGATTCGGTCGCGACCATGAGTTCTTTGAACGTAATCGCGGGGGAATTAGATTGCTGA
- the nuoE gene encoding NADH-quinone oxidoreductase subunit NuoE, which yields MSYKFSETSEKRFQKMLEAFPDKRSLILPCLYILQRENGFVDQEGMNYIAERLGDPISLAQVYGVATFYTLYNKKPVGKYHIQICGTSSCYLRGSDEIEEHICKRLGIHTGQTTSDQKFTLEEVECLGACGYAPMVQINDDFYEHLTPEKVDQILDDLN from the coding sequence ATGAGTTACAAGTTCAGCGAAACTTCCGAAAAAAGATTTCAAAAAATGCTGGAAGCGTTTCCGGATAAACGTTCTCTTATACTACCTTGTCTCTACATTCTACAAAGAGAAAACGGATTTGTAGATCAAGAAGGAATGAACTACATTGCAGAACGTTTAGGAGATCCGATTTCTCTGGCGCAAGTCTACGGAGTTGCCACGTTTTATACACTCTACAATAAAAAACCCGTCGGTAAATATCATATCCAAATTTGTGGAACTTCTAGTTGTTATCTGCGTGGAAGTGATGAGATCGAAGAACATATTTGTAAACGTCTCGGGATTCATACCGGACAAACCACGTCGGATCAAAAATTCACCTTAGAAGAAGTAGAATGTTTAGGTGCTTGTGGATATGCTCCTATGGTGCAAATCAACGATGATTTTTACGAACATCTGACCCCCGAAAAAGTAGATCAGATTTTAGACGATCTGAACTGA
- the nuoF gene encoding NADH-quinone oxidoreductase subunit NuoF, whose protein sequence is MAEMKLLTKYIDNPQSTKLEFYESVHGYDGMKKALQMKPDDIIAEVKKSGLRGRGGAGFPTGLKWSFIPKDIPKPKYIICNADEGEPGTFKDRKLIENLPHQIIEGMIIGARAIGSNKGFFYIRGEFQKGAKAMQAAIDEAYEKGYLGKNILGSGFDFDLILYEGAGAYICGEETALINSLEGRRGHPRLKPPFPAVSGLYRSPTVVNNVETFSAIPHILDKGADWYSKIGTEKSPGTRLFSVSGHVKKPGVYEIELGTPLLELVNDLCGGIIDDKPLKAIIPGGSSVPILTAEECKTANMDFESMAAHKTMLGSGAVIVLAEGTDIVETTYRFARFYAHESCGQCTPCREGTHWVRDLLYKIREGEGTVQDIDLIFSLSRNMEGGTTICPLSDACVGAVRPALQKFRSEFDAKLKEKPIVPDHPRRRKEDRITTEGEKATP, encoded by the coding sequence ATGGCAGAAATGAAACTTCTTACGAAATACATTGACAACCCTCAGTCCACCAAACTGGAGTTTTACGAATCCGTACACGGATACGATGGAATGAAAAAAGCGCTTCAAATGAAACCGGACGACATCATCGCAGAAGTCAAAAAATCCGGACTCAGAGGAAGGGGCGGGGCCGGTTTTCCGACCGGTCTCAAGTGGTCCTTTATCCCCAAAGACATTCCAAAACCAAAATATATCATCTGCAACGCGGACGAAGGAGAACCCGGAACATTCAAAGATCGTAAACTGATCGAGAACCTTCCACACCAGATCATAGAAGGAATGATCATAGGGGCACGAGCGATCGGTTCCAACAAAGGATTTTTTTATATCCGAGGAGAATTCCAAAAAGGCGCGAAAGCCATGCAGGCAGCAATCGACGAGGCCTATGAAAAAGGATATTTAGGAAAAAATATATTAGGAAGCGGATTTGATTTTGATCTAATTCTTTACGAAGGAGCGGGCGCTTATATCTGCGGAGAAGAAACCGCACTGATCAATTCACTCGAAGGAAGAAGAGGTCATCCTAGATTAAAACCCCCCTTCCCCGCCGTGTCGGGACTTTATCGTTCTCCAACCGTAGTCAACAACGTAGAGACTTTTTCAGCGATTCCTCATATTTTAGACAAGGGCGCGGATTGGTATTCTAAAATAGGAACTGAAAAATCTCCAGGAACGAGACTATTCAGCGTGTCAGGTCACGTAAAAAAACCGGGCGTTTACGAAATCGAATTAGGAACTCCTTTATTAGAATTAGTGAATGATCTTTGTGGTGGAATCATAGACGATAAACCCCTCAAAGCAATCATACCAGGAGGATCCTCCGTTCCGATTCTCACTGCAGAAGAATGTAAAACCGCAAATATGGATTTTGAATCTATGGCCGCTCATAAAACCATGCTCGGTTCCGGAGCGGTGATCGTTCTTGCAGAAGGAACTGACATTGTAGAAACCACGTATCGATTCGCCCGTTTTTATGCACACGAATCCTGCGGTCAGTGTACACCTTGTAGAGAAGGAACTCATTGGGTCCGAGACCTTTTGTATAAAATCAGAGAAGGAGAAGGAACGGTTCAAGACATAGATCTGATTTTTTCTTTATCTAGAAACATGGAAGGTGGAACCACGATCTGTCCACTTTCAGACGCATGTGTAGGAGCGGTTCGTCCCGCATTACAAAAGTTCCGTTCTGAGTTTGATGCAAAATTGAAAGAAAAACCGATTGTACCCGATCATCCTCGAAGAAGAAAAGAAGATAGGATCACGACGGAAGGAGAAAAGGCAACTCCATGA